A window of the Lactuca sativa cultivar Salinas chromosome 7, Lsat_Salinas_v11, whole genome shotgun sequence genome harbors these coding sequences:
- the LOC111904900 gene encoding expansin-B6, with protein sequence MALNIQTLLMILFSMMSLFINSSSCSNQTLPAKTSNLTGFKPALASWYGDRHGAGSGGACGWANDVKSAPFSAMIAAGNANLFLEGKGCGTCYQVLCTQEPYCSKNPITVTITDECPGECNKVPFAFDLSGTAFGAMSSPGQADNLRNLGQVNIQYRRVACNYGSTKIAFKIDPKVNPYWFAMAVEFCEGDGGLDAVEVAANGSQEFRCMENIWGAVWAVSIDPSFRGPFSFRLFSRKNEGVVALKAIPYSFVPGQTYYSHVNFRV encoded by the exons ATGGCCTTAAACATTCAAACATTATTGATGATCTTGTTTTCGATGATGTCTTTGTtcataaactcctcttcatgtTCTAACCAAACACTCCCTGCTAAAACTAGCAATCTTACCGGTTTTAAACCAGCTTTAGCATCGTGGTATGGAGATCGACATGGTGCTGGAAGTG GAGGAGCTTGTGGATGGGCTAATGATGTGAAATCAGCTCCATTCTCAGCCATGATAGCAGCAGGAAACGCCAACTTGTTTTTGGAAGGAAAAGGGTGTGGGACTTGTTATCAG GTCTTATGCACTCAAGAGCCATATTGCTCCAAGAATCCTATTACTGTAACCATAACCGATGAGTGCCCTGGTGAATGTAACAAAGTTCCATTCGCTTTTGATTTAAGCGGAACTGCTTTTGGTGCAATGTCAAGTCCAGGACAAGCTGATAATCTGCGTAATCTTGGCCAAGTTAACATTCAATATCGAAG GGTAGCATGCAACTATGGTAGCACAAAAATTGCGTTCAAGATAGATCCAAAGGTGAACCCATACTGGTTCGCTATGGCAGTAGAGTTTTGTGAGGGAGATGGTGGTCTTGACGCAGTAGAGGTAGCAGCAAATGGTTCACAGGAGTTTAGATGCATGGAGAACATATGGGGCGCAGTTTGGGCAGTTAGCATTGACCCATCATTTCGTGGTCCATTTTCATTCAGGCTATTCTCTAGAAAGAACGAAGGGGTTGTTGCGTTGAAGGCGATTCCATATAGTTTTGTACCTGGACAAACTTATTACTCGCATGTCAATTTTAGAGTCTAG